CGCATTGTCTGTCTGCGGCGATAGCTCACGTGATCTGCGCGCGAGGGCCAATCGTTTAACTCCCGCTACGCGCTACGCTCCTCGGCTTCGCCTGCGGTGCTCGGCCCTCGGCCTCTCGCTGCGCTCGCGCGGACAGGCGCTATTCTGGAATATGGCAGGGCGCCTGCCGCGACGGCCTTCTGGCACATTGCCGCTTCGCGGCAACGTCGCGTAGCTAGAACGTTATGCGAAACGGTCCGCTGATATGAAGATACCGGCCAGAACAAATTTACTCGCTCTCCTTGCTTGTGGTCAAATCTACGGCCAGGATCCTCGTACAAGATCGATTTCGGCCGACGGCGTTCGCATCAGAACGGAACCGTCGCTGTCAGGAAATGTCATTGGTTCATATAACAAGGGCGACACTGTTATTGAACTTGAAAGAACTCATGACTTGCAAACTATTGATGGCAGGACAGCTGTCTGGGTGAAGGTTATTCGTGCCTGTTCAAATCCAGGGTGGGTTTTCGGTGCCTTTGTTGCGCCGGAAAATCTTGGAGTCGATTTCGCTTTTTCGGCCGCCGGAGCAGTTGAAAGGTCGAATCCGACTCTGGCCATTGCAGAATATGGGGAGATCATCCAAAATTTTCCACACGCACAGCGCTCAGAAGGTTGCCATGGCCTGTACTCCGCCTCACGAGAAGCCCAGTATCGAATGGATCTGATAACTTGCCGTCTCACAGCAAACCACGCAAATCTTACGCTGGCACAATTTGCTGAGATCATCAAAGCCGGAGTCCGTACGCAAAATGCACCGCAGTTGCAAACTCTCCTGAGCTGTGATTTTTCAATTCGAACCGG
The DNA window shown above is from Leptospirales bacterium and carries:
- a CDS encoding SH3 domain-containing protein, yielding MKIPARTNLLALLACGQIYGQDPRTRSISADGVRIRTEPSLSGNVIGSYNKGDTVIELERTHDLQTIDGRTAVWVKVIRACSNPGWVFGAFVAPENLGVDFAFSAAGAVERSNPTLAIAEYGEIIQNFPHAQRSEGCHGLYSASREAQYRMDLITCRLTANHANLTLAQFAEIIKAGVRTQNAPQLQTLLSCDFSIRTGPLQLQFLPSQGIAEVLKLFSENPADMENISVTPSEIRIEYVRQRGHFFRILVTEENGKLVWSSFCADC